Genomic segment of Schistocerca piceifrons isolate TAMUIC-IGC-003096 chromosome 1, iqSchPice1.1, whole genome shotgun sequence:
TGACTACttttcgtcatgccctgaaatgagaaatgtcctgcccactatccttcccacccctcccacagtggtatttcaccacccaccgaacctacacaatatactcgtccatccttacacaacctctgctcccaatcccttacctcatggctcatacccctgtaatatacctagatgcaagacctgtcccatacgtcctcccaccaccgcctactccagtccagtcacaaacatcacctatcccatcaaaggcagggctatgtgTGAAACccgtcatgtgatctacaaacgaagctgcaaccactgtgctgcattctatgtgggcatgacaaccaacaagctgtctgtctgcatgaatggccactggcaaactgtggccaagaaacaagtggaccactctattgatgaacatgctgccaaacatgacatccttcacttcagtgactgcttcacagcctgtgccatatgtatccttcccaccaacaccagctttttctgaattgtgcaggtgggactCTCCCTGCAATGCATCCTACATTCCCTTAACCCTCCTGGGCTTGATCTTCATTAGATAATGTCCTCACccgtccagccccttccctgttcccattccagcactacacagccttcattccaccatcacactctgTATTTTTACAGCTCTCCTTTTCcagtacttcccccccccccctcccccctccccacttcttctctgccctccgtctaacctgcagcacttcactgtctgtcatccccaccatactatccctccccctccccaccccatcctcCTCCTTATGCCCATCCAgttaccactcccatcatgcactggtgctgctgctcgctgtgtggtttcagttgcctgagactgcagttgtgtgtgtgtgtgtgtgtgtgtgtgtgtgtgtgtaagtctatTGTTGGCAAAGCCGTTAATGACCGAAAGCtacatttgtgacagtctttttgttgtgcctatctgcgactctttGTAGCGTAAATGTGAGGTTAGTCTATAGGTTGTGAGCAGTTGGTAAGGGCAGAGCAGTAGGTGATATGCTATATGGTATTCTAAATCTTCCCAGTTTACAATTATGTGCttggatctgcagttgaagatgtaggaTGGAAGTTGATTCAGGAAGTTTtggaagaagcagtgaaagaaaatgatgtTGCAGTAATGACCAAATACTGTAATGCATAGATAGGATGAAAAATGAACAGGTTGAACACtgtgttgctaattattatggtagtagtggaggCGTGGAGATTGctcccatgggggggggggggggggggattatcgcTCTTctgagtggtataatgttcgctatgtccaATATCTGGAGATAGTGACTCTTAACATATTTCTAAGAAGTCTTGGAAAGCAAAcgatatgggaacagtgtaaatataagcaaacttgaatataCAGGACATCTGCAGAAGAGAATTGTGTCAGGCTGAGAAGGTTGAAATCAGTTAAGAAAGGGAAAAATCtcgatgatgggaaaaccttggaagGGAAAGGAGGATTGATTGATTCCATGATAGACCACATTGCTGTGGCTTAGTAATTGGGcaaaatagcagcagcagcagcagcagcagttttattcatccacagatctctttttacaaggatattggacatgtcaaagtatttacaaatttagaacaatttaaaataagctaatttgtattcACATATGTttgcagacttctagttagagacaatcattacatTTTCTCCTGGTAaacaataacttattaaataatgtaatgccacattgttcactcacatctcactatcagtcactgcactcactatacatacattgttacaaacactacacacacacacacacacacacacacaccacacacacacactggtggtctctgggccattttctgtaccacaacttcccatttgtcatcctgaaaaactgagtcagcatccctccataatgaataAGAGAacgaggtgttagtattgtgctttgcatagcttgggggtaagtatttctagaaaggataaaagaaggaaaaaaacataaagtgaaggtgttacatggaatgttggatattttataataataataataattattcttattttgtataacattttttatcaaacccctactctgttttatctaagtaatccttcagtgtataaaatgtattgcacaacaggtactttttagccgcctttttaaataagtgtatttttgcaatttctttaatctcttttggtaatttattgtacagttttattcctctgtagaaaatgctgctttgagttttatgtttattttctcttggtgaatgtaagttgagtctgtctcttgttgcatggccatgggcagagctgtttgtgcagtaattactaatgttatttttgatgtgtacaaatgACTGGTAACTTTATtcacatggtgcagttaaaatccccagtgttctgaacagatctttacaatgagcttgactagtatttttggttattattcttatgactcttttctggcgcttgaaaattgtgttcatattttgtgtatttgattCTCAAAAAAGAAtggcatagctaagaattgagtggacatatgaataatatgtaactaaaagacactgcatgttacacactgatgataggattctaagggcgtaacatgctgatgacattctgtttgcaagtacttttgtgcgttcacaccacttcaactgagaatcaatatttatTCCTAGAAGTTTTGCATTTTTTACACATTCTAtaaaggtgccatctacatttaatttaacgttgtcatttttcctcttcaaactgaaattcatggcattagttttctttatgttcaatgtcactttattgcttattgaccaaccataaacttccttgagagtttcatttgctttctcagcaaggagttctcatgttttctcagtgactataacattgctgtcatcagcgaaaagggtttttcaccatgagtaacactactggaaaAGTCACTGATGTATATCAGGAGCAGTATTGTTCCTAATATGCTACcatgtggaacccctatattattgtattttggttctgataagtgttttactaaatgtttagatctatttgaagtatgtgttatctctactctttgtaccctatctggtaggtatgatcgaaaccaatcattagctacccctcttcttcctgatgcttctaatttatttaatagaatcttgtggtcgactgtatcaaacaccttagaaagatcaaaaaatatgcctgtgacacactcatctttatcaagagcatcaagtacagtttttgtgaattctactatggctgactctgtatttttgccactttggaaaccaaactgagatttgcttaaaagattgtatttattcaggtaattcattaatctctcTTTtgcaattgcttctattatttttgagaatactgAGAGCAGGGAAATGggtcagtaattttctatatcttctcattacctttcttaagcaaaggtacaactcttgcctgttttaactgctctggaaatgtccctgatgtgaaggattcatttattatatttgtcaagggaccttgtataatccctatacattgtttcagtacacacattggtacttcatctaagcctactgactttattttttagttgttgaattgttttactgacttcattctctgtggttggaagtaacatcattgtatttagtgcaacattatttatggTGTTATAtatgtttgggggaatttttgctgtaacttctctgcaatacttgaaaaatgctcatctacgtagtttgctaagtgctgtgaaTCATTTATTAACtttccccctcccttagcagtatgttattctgcgtttgtttgcctcttcccactttcttttttataacatcccagactgttttgcttttattctctacattatattatattattttgtcattaaatgacttatttgcagcaatcagcatcttcatatagatctttttgtatctatgatagaaatttaagaattctggatcattgcaaatctttttcattgaactgaggtgtttaagtgtttcggaggacttcttaatacctgctgttaactgtctgtttttgtgagatgttgatacagacaagcatacttttggaaatgtcttttcaaagttcaatctaaacaatgtggagaatttagagaatttcatattcacattagtttccttatacacttcatccctgCTTTGTTTTtccagttcttttgaaaaatcttttattttgatttctgatagatgtcgtttgtaggatTGTAGTTTAAGGAATGATTCGttgcctgactttactgttgttatttgatatAGAAGGTCTGATAGTTCgatatcttttacagctacatcacatttttccctgtccatatttgtggccacatggtcaattactgatgaagttatTGTGGTTACCATTGTTGCACTATTGGCCaacagggacatgccaaaactttgaaggctgttcatgaaggtgctgctggactcatttatgatgttagtgttgatgttaatggccCTAcgcagaattatgttgacctttgtgcgtgagactttatctagaacttcttttaacttactgaaaaaagtgtccacactaccactgggagatctatacacacacaaaatgattaatttcttggtgatatcaagccctgttaattcaatagctgatatttcaaagtgtttttcTTCACTTACGGTagtgaggtcatgtcttgatttgaattgtgtttattttttgatataaatgcatgatcctcctccccttgaagtagttctgcagtaagtgtttgccttttcatacaatgataatactacatgttggatttctgtgtctctacaccagtgctcagtaatacaaactactgtgcagttcaaagattgtagctcaacttctaatagttgtattttattttttattgattgcatgttttgatggaggattattaagtctgtgaaatgccccatgttactttttccaatggtttgtttttctttgtgacatctggtatatgtgatatttgaggtgttaaaatctgtcttgtgagtgattgtttcagtattttttaaagtgctggagatactctttaggcaggggaacctgttgtatGGATCTAttctaaaaaagacctacttttcctatctatgacaacaggtatttgaccatgtgtggcccgagatccatcccctatactttcatgaatcagctgtaccagtcttcccttcccagtcctgtttaggtgtagtccatgcctagtgaaacctcatctgttgatagtcccgtcGGGCACCAGATAAACATGAgcaagttggctgtcctcagagccatccctaaccccacattgattcgcctcacagctccatcaaggtgtggttgaTCATGATGCCAGAACAGCTGAACAAAGTGTATGCTGGTgctatgagtcagggaagctatcttgtacAGGTTGCCACCTATGTCAAATGCCCCATCCCTGTCCcaactgtttcccaccccaccctttatcactacatggtcctcttttgtaaagtccttacataaggaccctaggtcctctattacatgacttagccctgcatttggcttgaagatactggtggcctggtacactgctcctaaactttcctgtaactgagggcctacacctcgcatggctaccacctagcagcagcactttcttcttcctaacactctgtacattcctaggcttctcggcctcagttgaagtgtgctgcacatttcctgctcctcattCTACCTGAGGCTTTTTTACACTTAACTCTctcagtggtagatacctgtttttggtgttgatacctgtttttggtgttgatgataaaactgtcagatcgcattctctttcttcctatcctcctaccagctgccagttcccaaccaccctcttCCCCGTTATCacccttgatccttatgagttccttccttgcttcctccaactgtgtcTGAAGGACACAGATTTTCCATTCCTGTTCCCAATGAAAATGTTCCTACCTCATACTCTGCAGTTCcgggagagagcctcttctgttctcccaacattctccccactgcaccCCACcattgaaaatatttcctacaagactggcaacaaatccctctactcactgccctataacagctcccacatttctcactcatggtgtcatttttgaaagaataattaagtttaaagaatgattTAAATTTGCCAAGGACACCAGATTGGCTGagtgtaaacaaaaaacgacacaaaggtcttatgtgcagtggttgtttttttttttttttttttgtgctgatttatagagatacaatgacagaagaatgaatttgtaattaatttgcttttagagaatttatgtTGTCAGGCATGTTTAgccaggtttttaaacgtttataactcagaaaatttaggcctagatcgaaTCTATCTAACTAGTTAACAGtatgaaatgtgttagttaaatacaatttagaaatgtttaattacattttattgcgataatagacactgatgaaactagctGCAGTCTTTTTTAAACGAATCTTGCActgtcaagaaaacttgaatagaatttttcgtgtttatgtcacgcaaaatttcggtTATGTCGCGATTATTGGGgcttcagctaaagaacaagttttttcaagaacacgTGCTGttgggacgctaatattcagttgtgtgacaagaacggacactacagcaagtataaaaaacaaagaaaatttaaatttgacactattccctcttaaataagttcttttagcggacaaagaaaatacctgtgatctcactcagCGGCCATCTTGGCATCCAGAGATGTGTAAAGTGTTTCATTTTAAAGGAATTGTGCTGGGCTTAGATTTATTGAGTCTGTAGTATTTCCAAAAACAAGGCATATTTAATATTgcgattaatattttattaatgttaattcatCCAGTGCATTTCGGTTCCAGTTGTATGTGTAAAATATGATCTTTTGGTCTCTAACATTAGTTGGAAGAAATCTTGAAAGCATAATTACATTGAATTTCAGTATTTCAGAGCATATTTCATTGTCAACATGTGACACAGTTTTGGAATTAGCCAAAGGAGTAGATCCCCATGAAACCTgatacgatcttcagttgttatagATACCCCATGTGTGGTAGCAAAAGCTGAGGTAATGAATTCAACTTGTTTCAACATCTTAAGATGGATTTCATACAGGTATCCTAAAATACAATTCCAGAAGGATTGTACGGTACTTAGGAATCAGCAAGCAGTCAGCAGTGTTGTACTGTTGTTAAAAACATGCCGtatgattaaaaaaaatagaagttaTGTGATATCAGTTTAGGTAAGGATCACAGAGTCTCTTGAGAGGTGTCACAATCAACTTTTCTTCAATAGGTGATAATTGATTACTTCAATTATATCTCAAGTAGCTCACAAAAGTAGCCTTTGTTGAACAGCTTAAAGTGGGTTGCAATGTAAAGGTGGAGATGTAGATGTTCTCTGAATCACTTGGAGTGAATATTTGGATGCAACTGATTTTATGTGCCTTCCTTGATCAATATGGGCTTCTTTTGTCTGTAATGGACTGTTGATTAATAGTCCTGCCTTTTCCATACCTTCCTTCCCTGCTTCAATCACTGTCACTGTGAAAGATATTGGCCATACAGGTGTAAGAGTACTTAGCTAAGTGAGCATAAATAATTACAATCAGATTTTTCATTAACTCATCTGCATCAATGTCAATGGACCACTCTACTTCAGTTTTACATACTCTAACACAACACATAAAAGTGAATGAAATGTGTAGCAATAAGGGTGTATCAATTTTCCTATGTATATCATAAAAATAGAGggggaaaagaagaaaacagtcTGGAGCTTGCTGATTCATCATGAACTACTTGATATGTGGCATTTTAACTAATTTATAATGTGTTACTTTAGCATGTTTGTGAGATGAGTTACCTGGGCAATTAATTACATCATATAGCACCTGGTTGTGATAATGAGTTGCTgcattgtcgccggccgcggtggctgaacggttctaggcgctacagcctggaaccgcgcgaccgctacggtcgcaggttcaaatcctgcctcgggcatggatgtgtgtgatgtccttaggttagttaggtttaagtagttataagttctaggggctgatgacctgagatgttaagtcccatagtgctcagagccatttttgctgcaTTGTCGAGATATTGTgctaagaaaactgaagaaactggtggCATTCCTGGGAGGACATCATACATCAAAAGCACTAATAATATGAGATCTGGTAATTTAATCATCTTTTCTCTTGCAGAGTTAGGGGACATGGAATCAAGATGATTGCAGTGCCTCAAGAAGAGGAATCTCATGAAAGCATTATTCAAGAAGAGGTTTTTGCTGTTGATGGAGTTGTAAATGATGCCAAAGAGAGCAGCTCTTTAAAAAGAAGGGAGTCATCGACTGATAACTCTGCTGCCCATTGTAAGGAAGTTCCTATAAGAGAAGAGTCTAAATCTTGCCAGCTTGAGAATATGGTGGAAAACTATGTGTTACAACAACTTGCTTCATATATACAGTCAGAAGTTATTAAAAAACTTACATGTGATGTACAGAGTAGTGAATGTAGTTCAGGTAAAAAGTGTGACAAATTACCAGAAGTATGTTTCCAAAATTCTGCTTCTCCACAAACTGTGGTATCTGTGCTAAGTGATTCAGAATCTGACGACACAAATTCAGCTCGGACAGTTTTGTCTAAATCATCACGTACTAGGGAGGTGCTAATTAGCAGTTCATCAAGATCAGAACTTCGTGTGCAGAATAATAATGCATTTTCCACACCACGTATGTTTGATGTTGGGAATTACACTGCAGAATATCCATCATTCTCTGTTATTGGTTCAGCACCAGTGAGCTTGCCACCACCTAGGACTGCTAGTTCATCAGTACATGAGGCACGATCATTTCATAGTGCAGCAGAAAGAAACAAAAGACAGTATGCTGACAGACGATTCAGTTGTGGATTTACAGCTCGAGAGAGATCTTCACACCAAGTCCAAGAAGCAGATGAAAAGAATCAAAAATATAAGGCATTGCTTTACAACAGCAATAATCGAAAGCAATTCTTACCACCAAATCCACAGGATAAATTAAATAAACGTTTAGTATTGCCTCCAATTGACAAAGTGGAAACTCAGAAGGTAAACCTCAATTACCCAATTTATTTTATGTCTGTTTTATGTAAATCGTGGCTGCAGCCAAAtctgaaatgaaattattgtactgTTCTTTGTTAATTTAATTGTAGATTATTCAGTAATATTCCTTGAAGAGTTAACACCTTTTTTATAAATGATATTGTGTAAACATTTTTAGGCTTTCGTTCCTAACATCAGTCTGCTGCCTGCCTTCCAAAATACTATTGAGAGCAAGCAGCCATTCACTATTACAGCTTCTTTCTTGTCAGACTCTTACACTGTAGTGTCAGTTACTGTTTGTGAAGTACAATACTGGTATCAGAGCAGTATACTGAAACTTCTGTGACAGCTGTGTTCTTTGCACTCTTGTACATGGACACCTCAAGTTTGCACAACAATAATTTTGAAATCCCTAAGCCTGGCCCAAAAACCTCTGCCCCCTTAGAAGCTGTGACATTTAGTGATCTGTGGTGCAtagaatttatttcattaaatGCAGTTTACAGTCATAAAAATTGTGGAGGCTATTGATTTTCTGCATAACTGGATATGGTCTCTCCAGACTGAAATTTTTTGACCACAATTTTTGCGTTCATAATCTGGAATTCAAAACAAATTTTTCTATCCTTGCTAGTTTCTGGTTCCTACACCATTTCTGTAGTGTGTCCCAACCATACATTCCATCTGCACTCactatccattcaaccacacacAAGCATCTGCATCACTTAGTGATAGTCATCTTGTATGTAACTATGTACTTTTCAATGCCTCTTACATTGAGTCAGTTGCGATGTATTTATGTATAGACATTTGTAACCAATATAttaatactcacaagggaacctccccatcgcacccccctcagatttagttataagttggcacagtggataggccttgaaaaactgaacacagatcaatcgagaaaacaggaagaagttgtgtggaactatgaaaaaaataagcaaaacatacaaactgagtagtccatgcgcaagataggcaacatcaaggataaagtgagctcaggagcaccgtggtcccctggttagcgtgagcagctgcggaacaagaggtccttggttcaagtcttccctcgagtgaaaagtttaattttttatataatcaacttcgctttccaaaattccaggacatgtttagatttgcttggacatatgcaggatttgacggtctacacatggaaaaatttgaaaacgttaaaaacatatattttg
This window contains:
- the LOC124716288 gene encoding uncharacterized protein LOC124716288 isoform X2; translated protein: MQCPRRRRGVLYGSKILHPRTFQQLWKLHERNRLLYSDFQLMGTGQLHCIKLFHKKTGNLQNMQLFASNILEKVISIITSEKIQLRHRQQLPEPVDEMTADVVHYASDSKDPFNLSHMALSMPVNIHYGSTAGAKQEDSDNSASSDDPFRDSFSKLQDLEYFDTDSSSWDQSAASFMSWSDEFESATTERIQKLMDDIECILYDEPLEMPPSKEIIDECRMWKEAFPHMRVRGHGIKMIAVPQEEESHESIIQEEVFAVDGVVNDAKESSSLKRRESSTDNSAAHCKEVPIREESKSCQLENMVENYVLQQLASYIQSEVIKKLTCDVQSSECSSGKKCDKLPEVCFQNSASPQTVVSVLSDSESDDTNSARTVLSKSSRTREVLISSSSRSELRVQNNNAFSTPRMFDVGNYTAEYPSFSVIGSAPVSLPPPRTASSSVHEARSFHSAAERNKRQYADRRFSCGFTARERSSHQVQEADEKNQKYKALLYNSNNRKQFLPPNPQDKLNKRLVLPPIDKVETQKVGVRMNSSLRKFSVHDYVSADVMWLLRSLNLIPNLTVSLPVIKYTPLKRFYLVFITRFMWHSL
- the LOC124716288 gene encoding uncharacterized protein LOC124716288 isoform X1 — translated: MQCPRRRRGVLYGSKILHPRTFQQLWKLHERNRLLYSDFQLMGTGQLHCIKLFHKKTGNLQNMQLFASNILEKVISIITSEKIQLRHRQQLPEPVDEMTADVVHYASDSKDPFNLSHMALSMPVNIHYGSTAGAKQEDSDNSASSDDPFRDSFSKLQDLEYFDTDSSSWDQSAASFMSWSDQEFESATTERIQKLMDDIECILYDEPLEMPPSKEIIDECRMWKEAFPHMRVRGHGIKMIAVPQEEESHESIIQEEVFAVDGVVNDAKESSSLKRRESSTDNSAAHCKEVPIREESKSCQLENMVENYVLQQLASYIQSEVIKKLTCDVQSSECSSGKKCDKLPEVCFQNSASPQTVVSVLSDSESDDTNSARTVLSKSSRTREVLISSSSRSELRVQNNNAFSTPRMFDVGNYTAEYPSFSVIGSAPVSLPPPRTASSSVHEARSFHSAAERNKRQYADRRFSCGFTARERSSHQVQEADEKNQKYKALLYNSNNRKQFLPPNPQDKLNKRLVLPPIDKVETQKVGVRMNSSLRKFSVHDYVSADVMWLLRSLNLIPNLTVSLPVIKYTPLKRFYLVFITRFMWHSL
- the LOC124716288 gene encoding uncharacterized protein LOC124716288 isoform X4, which translates into the protein MSKKTTRRFVTSEKIQLRHRQQLPEPVDEMTADVVHYASDSKDPFNLSHMALSMPVNIHYGSTAGAKQEDSDNSASSDDPFRDSFSKLQDLEYFDTDSSSWDQSAASFMSWSDQEFESATTERIQKLMDDIECILYDEPLEMPPSKEIIDECRMWKEAFPHMRVRGHGIKMIAVPQEEESHESIIQEEVFAVDGVVNDAKESSSLKRRESSTDNSAAHCKEVPIREESKSCQLENMVENYVLQQLASYIQSEVIKKLTCDVQSSECSSGKKCDKLPEVCFQNSASPQTVVSVLSDSESDDTNSARTVLSKSSRTREVLISSSSRSELRVQNNNAFSTPRMFDVGNYTAEYPSFSVIGSAPVSLPPPRTASSSVHEARSFHSAAERNKRQYADRRFSCGFTARERSSHQVQEADEKNQKYKALLYNSNNRKQFLPPNPQDKLNKRLVLPPIDKVETQKVGVRMNSSLRKFSVHDYVSADVMWLLRSLNLIPNLTVSLPVIKYTPLKRFYLVFITRFMWHSL
- the LOC124716288 gene encoding uncharacterized protein LOC124716288 isoform X3; translated protein: MQCPRRRRGVLYGSKILHPRTFQQLWKLHERNRLLYSDFQLMGTGQLHCIKLFHKKTGNLQNMQLFASNILEKVISIITSEKIQLRHRQQLPEPVDEMTADVVHYASDSKDPFNLSHMALSMPVNIHYGSTAGAKQEDSDNSASSDDPFRDSFSKLQDLEYFDTDSSSWDQSAASFMSWSDQEFESATTERIQKLMDDIECILYDEPLEMPPSKEIIDECRMWKEAFPHMRVRGHGIKMIAVPQEEESHESIIQEEVFAVDGVVNDAKESSSLKRRESSTDNSAAHCKEVPIREESKSCQLENMVENYVLQQLASYIQSEVIKKLTCDVQSSECSSGKKCDKLPEVCFQNSASPQTVVSVLSDSESDDTNSARTVLSKSSRTREVLISSSSRSELRVQNNNAFSTPRMFDVGNYTAEYPSFSVIGSAPVSLPPPRTASSSVHEARSFHSAAERNKRQYADRRFSCGFTARERSSHQVQEADEKNQKYKALLYNSNNRKQFLPPNPQDKLNKRLVLPPIDKVETQKMSASHGPNKTLSVHGFGFSRSEFIKPSVAQHPGMSKFGRRKNEQQLKKV